A genomic stretch from Empedobacter stercoris includes:
- the pcaF gene encoding 3-oxoadipyl-CoA thiolase, protein MNQTYIIDGVRTPIGKLKGGLSAVRPDDMGALVIAEILKRNPSIDPAAFYDVILGNANQAGEDNRNIARMSVLLSGLPYTVPGETVNRLCASGLSAAIAASRAIQVGDAQLMISGGVESMTRAPLVVSKSASPFGGDAKIYDSTFGWRFINPKMKEMWGVDGMGNTAENLAERDNISREDQDKFAVWSQQKTAAAQANGRLAKEIVPVVIPQRKGDAIIFDTDEFPKNNTTMEILSKLRPAFKVDGTVTAGNASGLNDGAAANILASEQAIKDFGLTPMARIVSSGVAGVEPRIMGIGPVNASKIALEKAGLTINDIDVIELNEAFAAQSLACTRALGLADNDSRINPNGGAIALGHPLGMSGSRILNSAAYELQATGKRYALVTMCIGLGQGYAAIIERA, encoded by the coding sequence ATGAACCAAACATATATTATAGATGGAGTTAGAACTCCAATTGGTAAATTAAAAGGTGGATTATCTGCTGTTCGTCCAGACGATATGGGCGCATTGGTAATCGCAGAAATATTAAAAAGAAATCCTTCTATTGATCCTGCTGCATTTTATGATGTAATCTTAGGTAATGCAAATCAAGCAGGTGAGGATAATCGTAATATTGCACGTATGTCAGTTTTATTATCTGGATTACCTTATACGGTTCCGGGTGAAACAGTCAATCGTTTATGTGCATCAGGTTTATCTGCTGCAATTGCTGCATCAAGAGCAATTCAAGTTGGTGATGCTCAATTAATGATTTCTGGTGGTGTTGAGTCTATGACACGTGCTCCTTTAGTAGTTTCAAAATCAGCTTCTCCATTTGGTGGTGATGCAAAAATTTATGACTCTACTTTTGGATGGCGTTTTATCAACCCTAAAATGAAAGAGATGTGGGGTGTTGATGGAATGGGTAATACAGCTGAAAACTTAGCGGAACGTGATAATATTTCGCGTGAAGATCAAGATAAATTCGCGGTTTGGTCACAACAAAAAACAGCTGCTGCTCAAGCGAATGGTCGTTTAGCAAAAGAGATTGTTCCTGTTGTTATTCCTCAACGTAAGGGTGATGCGATTATTTTTGATACAGATGAATTCCCGAAAAATAACACAACAATGGAGATTTTATCTAAGTTACGCCCTGCATTTAAAGTGGATGGTACTGTAACTGCTGGTAATGCTTCTGGATTGAATGATGGTGCTGCGGCCAATATTTTAGCTTCTGAACAAGCGATTAAAGATTTTGGATTAACACCAATGGCTCGCATTGTAAGTTCAGGTGTTGCAGGTGTTGAACCTCGTATCATGGGAATTGGACCAGTTAATGCATCTAAAATTGCGTTAGAAAAAGCTGGATTAACGATAAATGATATTGATGTAATCGAATTAAATGAAGCATTTGCAGCTCAATCTTTAGCATGTACGCGTGCATTAGGTTTAGCTGATAATGATTCTCGTATCAATCCAAATGGTGGTGCTATTGCTTTAGGTCATCCACTTGGAATGTCAGGTTCTCGTATCTTAAATTCGGCAGCGTACGAATTACAAGCGACAGGAAAACGTTATGCATTGGTTACAATGTGTATCGGTTTAGGACAAGGATATGCAGCAATTATAGAAAGAGCGTAA
- a CDS encoding acyltransferase, translating into MIYEFKGYKPVVHPTAFIHPQAVVTGNVIIGKDVYIGPGCALRGDWGQIIIEDNCNVQENCTIHMFPGTTVRLKEKAHIGHGAIIHGATIGKNCMVGMNAVVMDNVIVEDECIVGALAFVKADTHIPTRSVVVGNPAKIVKQVSDQMIEWKDQGTQQYMQLPSDCHESLKPCEPLTEAPDYYFDSMASNYKTWNESK; encoded by the coding sequence ATGATTTACGAATTTAAAGGATACAAACCGGTCGTTCATCCAACAGCATTTATTCATCCGCAAGCTGTAGTTACGGGAAATGTAATTATAGGTAAAGATGTTTACATTGGGCCAGGTTGTGCGTTACGAGGTGATTGGGGACAAATTATTATTGAAGATAATTGCAATGTGCAAGAAAATTGTACCATCCATATGTTTCCAGGAACAACGGTTCGTTTAAAAGAAAAAGCACATATTGGTCATGGCGCAATAATTCATGGCGCTACAATTGGAAAAAATTGTATGGTCGGAATGAACGCTGTGGTCATGGATAATGTAATAGTAGAGGATGAATGTATTGTAGGCGCTTTAGCATTTGTAAAAGCAGATACGCATATTCCGACCCGAAGTGTGGTTGTTGGTAATCCTGCTAAAATCGTAAAACAGGTTTCTGATCAAATGATTGAGTGGAAGGATCAAGGAACTCAACAATATATGCAATTACCAAGTGATTGTCATGAAAGTTTAAAACCTTGTGAACCTTTGACCGAAGCGCCAGATTATTATTTTGATTCAATGGCTTCGAATTATAAAACATGGAACGAAAGTAAGTAA
- the paaZ gene encoding phenylacetic acid degradation bifunctional protein PaaZ, with product MANQLENYALGQWTKGSSEGQMLYNAITGDEIATASSAGLDFGAMMDYARTVGGPTLRKMTFQERGLMLKKLALYLMERKEEFYTVSWATGATRADSWVDIEGGIGNLFANASLRRQFGDQPFYVEGETHKISKNGTFLGTHILTPKRGVAIHINAFNFPVWGMLEKIAVNFLAGVPAIVKPATITSFLTETVVRAIIESGILPEGALQLISGSANGILDYVESEDVVTFTGSASTGQMLKAHERITSEGVPFNLEADSLNACVLGEDVQPGSAEFDIFIKEVTREMTTKAGQKCTAVRRALVPAHLVEDVQIALGQRLATTTIGDPNVEGVRMGALAGAAQVKEVREKVEELAKSQEIIFGNLDNFEVKGADKNKGSFISPILFFNNDPFNKTDVHNIEAFGPVSTIIPYNGTAEAVELVRMGKGSLVCSIVTADNDVATEFVLNASSLHGRIVILDAECIKESTGHGSPLPLLVHGGPGRAGGGEEMGGKRGVFHYMQRTALQGSPNKLTAVTQQYQYGADYIEEDKHPFAKHFEEIKVGDTLITSKHTVQQSDINAFAALSGDNFYAHVDATSLEGTVFEQNVAHGYYLLSKAAGLFVLAKKGPVLLNYGVDECRFVKPVYPGTTIGVRFTCKEKIEQEKKDENDIAKGIVRWLVDIYDQTGETVGIATILTMVKKLNQD from the coding sequence ATGGCTAATCAATTAGAAAATTATGCTTTAGGACAATGGACAAAAGGTTCGTCTGAAGGGCAAATGTTATATAATGCGATTACGGGTGACGAAATCGCTACTGCATCATCAGCTGGATTAGATTTCGGTGCGATGATGGATTATGCACGTACGGTTGGAGGTCCAACTTTACGTAAAATGACTTTTCAAGAAAGAGGGTTAATGCTAAAAAAATTAGCATTATACTTAATGGAAAGAAAAGAAGAATTCTACACTGTTTCTTGGGCAACTGGAGCAACACGTGCAGATTCTTGGGTTGATATCGAAGGAGGTATTGGAAATTTATTTGCGAATGCATCTTTACGACGTCAATTTGGTGATCAACCTTTTTATGTAGAAGGAGAAACACACAAAATCTCTAAAAACGGGACATTCTTAGGAACACATATTTTAACACCAAAACGTGGTGTTGCAATTCATATTAATGCATTTAACTTTCCAGTTTGGGGAATGTTAGAAAAAATTGCGGTTAACTTTTTAGCGGGTGTGCCTGCAATCGTTAAACCTGCAACAATTACATCATTCTTAACAGAAACTGTAGTTCGCGCTATTATTGAATCTGGAATTTTACCAGAAGGAGCGCTACAATTAATTAGTGGTTCTGCAAATGGAATCTTAGATTACGTTGAATCTGAAGATGTTGTTACATTTACTGGTTCTGCATCTACAGGACAAATGTTAAAAGCACATGAAAGAATTACTTCAGAAGGTGTGCCATTTAACTTAGAAGCAGACTCACTTAACGCATGTGTATTAGGTGAAGATGTACAACCTGGTTCGGCAGAATTTGATATTTTTATCAAAGAGGTTACACGTGAGATGACTACAAAAGCTGGTCAGAAGTGTACAGCAGTTCGTCGTGCATTGGTTCCTGCTCATTTAGTTGAAGATGTTCAAATTGCTTTAGGACAACGATTAGCTACAACAACGATTGGGGATCCAAATGTAGAAGGTGTTCGCATGGGCGCTTTAGCTGGTGCTGCTCAAGTAAAAGAAGTACGTGAAAAAGTAGAAGAATTAGCTAAATCACAAGAAATTATTTTTGGAAACTTAGATAATTTTGAAGTAAAAGGAGCGGATAAAAACAAAGGTTCATTCATTTCTCCAATTTTATTCTTCAACAACGATCCATTCAATAAAACTGATGTTCACAACATCGAAGCATTCGGACCGGTTTCTACAATTATACCTTACAACGGAACTGCAGAAGCAGTTGAGTTAGTTCGTATGGGGAAAGGTTCGTTAGTGTGTTCTATTGTAACAGCAGATAATGATGTCGCAACTGAATTTGTTTTAAATGCAAGTTCTTTACATGGTCGTATCGTAATTTTAGATGCTGAATGTATCAAAGAATCAACTGGTCACGGTTCTCCACTTCCATTATTAGTACACGGAGGTCCAGGTCGTGCAGGTGGAGGAGAAGAAATGGGTGGAAAACGTGGTGTATTCCATTATATGCAACGTACAGCACTCCAAGGTTCTCCAAACAAATTAACAGCTGTCACTCAACAATATCAATATGGTGCAGATTATATCGAAGAAGATAAACATCCATTTGCTAAACATTTTGAAGAAATTAAAGTAGGTGATACGTTAATTACATCAAAACATACAGTTCAACAATCAGATATCAATGCCTTTGCAGCTTTATCAGGAGATAATTTCTATGCTCACGTTGATGCGACTTCTTTAGAAGGGACAGTTTTTGAACAAAATGTTGCGCACGGTTATTATTTATTGTCGAAAGCGGCAGGTTTATTCGTATTAGCGAAAAAAGGACCAGTTTTATTAAACTATGGTGTAGACGAGTGTCGTTTTGTGAAACCTGTTTATCCAGGAACAACTATTGGCGTTCGTTTTACATGTAAAGAGAAAATAGAACAAGAGAAAAAAGACGAAAACGATATTGCAAAAGGAATCGTTCGTTGGTTAGTGGATATCTACGACCAAACAGGTGAAACTGTTGGTATCGCAACTATCTTAACAATGGTTAAAAAATTAAATCAAGACTAA